Proteins encoded in a region of the Rutidosis leptorrhynchoides isolate AG116_Rl617_1_P2 chromosome 9, CSIRO_AGI_Rlap_v1, whole genome shotgun sequence genome:
- the LOC139866601 gene encoding acyl carrier protein 2, mitochondrial, which produces MAARNALLKYLRVNVTPSSSSVQNPRLIGRSVFQLFQRHFSEEVKGTFLDKSEVTDRVVNCVKNFQKVDPSKVTPTAHFQNDLGLDSLDTVEVVMALEEEFGFEIPDNEADKINTINLAVDFIASHPQAK; this is translated from the exons ATGGCGGCCAGAAATGCACTTCTCAAGTATCTGCGTGTAAATGTTACGCCATCTTCTTCATCTGTTCAAAATCCTAGATTAATCGGACGGTCCGTATTTCAGCTGTTCCAACGCCATTTCTCCGAAGAAGTCAAGGGAACCTTCCTCGATAAATCAGAGGTCACCGATCGTGTTGTTAATTGCGTCAAAAATTTTCAGAAAGTTGATCCTTCCAAG GTTACACCAACTGCGCACTTCCAAAATGATCTTGGTTTAGACAGTTTAGATACAGTTGAGGTAGTGATGGCGCTCGAAGAGGAGTTTGGGTTTGAGATTCCAGACAACGAAGCAGACAAGATTAACACCATTAACCTTGCCGTTGACTTCATTGCATCTCACCCTCAGGCTAAATAA